One window of the Solibacillus isronensis genome contains the following:
- a CDS encoding polysaccharide deacetylase family protein translates to MRKILYFLLIVFCIVGVSLVNNERVLAAAPSATIKITTIETEVFDETLEQKVITLSKATPVIVLSEADGWAEIQYKTVIGYIPSEYLKSATPQYMLVQAKEEPLVRVTNTQESEIKGKLHLNTIVELYGSATADFVFVKYGRLAGFVNQQALVKPVSKAMIVKGSADLVVREIASSSSTEIGVLRKNSPVKMLTNLKGWAFVTTDKLSGYVLTNGLVTPPVVKEKPVKPVNPKPATDKKIALTFDDGPHPKVTKQILKTLEKYEAKATFFVVGQEVKEHPEILKAVYNAGHEIGNHTFNHEKLTTLSTKEIKQQIQATDSLIKSTIGQRATVFRPPYGSYDESITDQLSVPNVLWTIDTLDWKHRDPEKTVQAVKDRAKNGSIILMHDIHQATADALDEVLATLQKQGYEFVTVSELLGK, encoded by the coding sequence TTGAGAAAAATACTTTATTTCTTATTAATTGTTTTCTGTATCGTTGGTGTTTCCCTAGTAAATAACGAGCGTGTCCTTGCAGCAGCCCCTTCTGCCACAATTAAAATCACAACAATAGAGACCGAGGTATTTGATGAAACATTAGAGCAAAAAGTAATTACACTGTCAAAAGCAACACCCGTTATCGTACTTTCCGAAGCGGATGGATGGGCTGAAATTCAATATAAAACGGTGATAGGCTATATTCCAAGCGAATATTTAAAGTCTGCAACCCCTCAATATATGCTCGTACAAGCAAAAGAAGAGCCACTTGTGCGTGTAACGAATACACAGGAGAGCGAGATTAAAGGAAAGCTCCATTTAAATACAATTGTAGAGCTTTACGGATCTGCAACCGCCGACTTTGTTTTTGTAAAATACGGACGTCTTGCCGGTTTTGTCAATCAGCAGGCACTTGTGAAACCTGTTTCAAAAGCGATGATTGTCAAAGGTTCAGCAGATTTAGTTGTAAGAGAAATCGCCAGTTCTTCGAGTACGGAAATCGGCGTGTTACGTAAAAACAGCCCTGTTAAAATGCTCACAAATTTAAAAGGTTGGGCGTTTGTCACAACGGATAAACTATCCGGCTATGTACTGACGAATGGATTGGTTACACCGCCTGTTGTAAAAGAAAAACCAGTAAAGCCCGTTAATCCGAAACCAGCAACGGATAAGAAAATTGCCTTAACATTCGATGATGGTCCCCACCCAAAAGTGACGAAACAAATTTTAAAAACGTTGGAGAAATATGAGGCAAAGGCGACGTTTTTTGTTGTGGGGCAAGAGGTGAAGGAACACCCTGAAATTCTAAAGGCCGTATATAACGCGGGCCATGAGATTGGCAACCATACATTTAATCATGAAAAACTGACGACATTGTCAACTAAGGAAATAAAGCAGCAAATTCAGGCAACCGATTCACTTATAAAGTCGACGATCGGTCAACGGGCAACTGTCTTCCGCCCGCCGTATGGGAGCTATGATGAGTCGATCACTGATCAATTAAGTGTACCGAACGTACTGTGGACAATTGATACACTTGACTGGAAGCATCGTGATCCTGAAAAAACGGTGCAGGCAGTAAAAGACCGTGCAAAAAATGGGAGTATCATATTAATGCATGATATTCATCAGGCAACTGCCGATGCATTGGATGAGGTGCTTGCAACACTCCAAAAACAGGGTTACGAATTTGTGACTGTTTCCGAACTGTTAGGAAAATAA
- a CDS encoding DNA polymerase III subunit delta: MVNNNICRCENCGRTNNSVQINPVTVDHHTAYLCLACEHVLHLPENKNRFFSLVRSKNRKQANPEMQGAHRILSAFIAVGVLFFVAIAALGVAQSADIVTLPLFEKDSILINEYLSFLQLKAL; the protein is encoded by the coding sequence ATGGTAAATAATAATATATGTCGCTGTGAAAACTGCGGTCGCACAAACAATTCAGTTCAGATCAATCCGGTAACGGTTGACCATCATACAGCATACCTTTGTTTGGCATGTGAACATGTGCTTCATTTACCTGAAAACAAAAACCGATTCTTCAGCCTTGTACGCAGTAAAAACAGAAAACAGGCCAATCCGGAAATGCAAGGAGCACACCGTATACTTTCTGCATTTATTGCAGTTGGTGTATTATTTTTCGTTGCGATTGCAGCATTAGGGGTAGCGCAAAGTGCGGATATTGTGACATTGCCGCTATTTGAAAAGGACTCTATTTTAATAAATGAGTATTTATCTTTTCTACAACTGAAAGCATTATAA
- a CDS encoding HAD family hydrolase, with translation MAIKTIIFDLDDTLLFDQHSVKTAFEKTCEYATTKKNVDAQELEVAVRSAARSLYESYPTYDYTVLIGINPFEGLWGTFDDPTPQFQQMKEIVPAYRAEAWTNGLAALGIEDATLGAELGERFVEERKKAPFFYEDTFAVLDELKGKYELVLLTNGAPSLQNLKLEITPEIVPYFDHVIISGDFGKGKPDASIFEFVMEKAQVTKDEAIMVGDNLMTDILGSSRVGMRNVWINRESKPHNPEIVPTYEVTSLTEFLQLVKIL, from the coding sequence ATGGCTATTAAAACAATAATTTTTGATTTAGATGATACTTTATTATTCGATCAACATTCAGTGAAAACGGCATTTGAAAAGACATGCGAATATGCAACGACTAAAAAAAACGTCGACGCACAAGAGTTGGAAGTAGCGGTAAGATCGGCAGCTCGCAGTCTTTATGAAAGTTATCCTACATATGACTACACGGTCTTAATCGGTATTAACCCATTTGAAGGTCTTTGGGGAACGTTTGATGATCCGACACCGCAATTTCAGCAGATGAAAGAAATTGTACCTGCCTATCGTGCCGAAGCTTGGACAAATGGTTTGGCGGCCCTTGGAATTGAAGATGCAACATTAGGCGCAGAACTTGGGGAGCGTTTTGTAGAGGAACGTAAAAAAGCACCATTTTTCTATGAAGATACATTTGCGGTATTGGATGAATTAAAAGGGAAATACGAGCTTGTGCTATTAACGAACGGTGCACCAAGTTTACAAAATTTAAAGCTGGAGATTACTCCGGAGATTGTACCGTATTTTGACCATGTTATTATTTCAGGTGATTTCGGTAAAGGTAAACCGGATGCTTCAATTTTCGAGTTTGTAATGGAAAAAGCACAGGTTACGAAAGATGAGGCCATTATGGTCGGCGATAATTTAATGACCGATATTTTAGGCTCGTCTCGTGTCGGTATGCGCAACGTTTGGATTAACCGTGAAAGTAAACCGCATAATCCAGAAATTGTCCCGACATATGAAGTAACATCACTTACAGAATTTTTACAGTTAGTGAAAATTTTATAA
- a CDS encoding MBL fold metallo-hydrolase encodes MKKLIGLLMFTLLFVVGCTEPAEETYEEPLKEMAVHFIDVGQGDSIFIEAPNGKTMLVDGGVKGAGKEVVAYLKAQGVNRLDYVVATHPDADHIGGLISVLNSISIKEFIDSGKVHTSQTYEEMLSLIQAKNIKFTIPKTGDEFQLEDNLTVEVLAADETASDNNDASIVLRAEYQNISFLLMGDADNGVEQELLQKGTDVQATILKAGHHGSNTSSSPKFVEAVSPLATILSYGQDNKYGHPHAEVIDILKNVNSEIYSTAEAGTIVITTDGVTYDIDAQEWTGIGATSSIPLPASTKSSKVELISKDVHEEIVVIQNNSNQAVNLEGWELISVEGDQVFSFPDIILTPGKKLSITSGPDAKTGTAVLEWSKRQIWLNSGDAAQLVNAKGEVVSELQ; translated from the coding sequence ATGAAAAAATTAATAGGACTGTTAATGTTCACGTTACTATTCGTAGTAGGATGTACAGAACCAGCCGAAGAAACATACGAAGAACCACTAAAGGAAATGGCCGTCCACTTTATTGATGTAGGACAGGGGGATTCCATTTTCATCGAAGCGCCAAACGGGAAAACAATGCTTGTTGACGGTGGTGTAAAGGGTGCCGGTAAGGAAGTTGTCGCCTATTTAAAAGCACAAGGAGTCAACCGGTTGGATTATGTAGTCGCAACACATCCGGATGCCGATCATATCGGCGGACTGATTTCAGTGCTGAATTCCATCTCAATAAAGGAATTTATCGATTCCGGAAAAGTACATACGTCTCAAACATATGAAGAAATGCTAAGCCTCATTCAAGCTAAAAATATTAAGTTTACGATCCCTAAAACGGGAGATGAATTTCAGCTTGAAGACAACCTTACTGTAGAAGTACTTGCTGCAGATGAAACGGCTTCTGATAATAATGATGCTTCAATCGTTCTGCGCGCGGAATACCAAAATATTTCGTTTTTACTTATGGGAGATGCCGATAATGGTGTAGAGCAGGAGCTTTTACAAAAAGGAACCGATGTACAGGCAACCATTTTAAAAGCAGGCCATCACGGATCTAATACGAGCAGTTCGCCTAAATTTGTAGAAGCGGTCAGTCCACTAGCAACTATATTAAGCTATGGTCAGGACAATAAATACGGTCACCCGCATGCAGAAGTAATTGATATACTGAAAAACGTAAATAGTGAAATATATAGTACTGCAGAAGCCGGAACGATTGTAATTACTACAGATGGGGTAACATATGACATAGATGCACAGGAGTGGACAGGTATCGGGGCAACGAGTTCGATACCGTTACCAGCCTCAACAAAGAGCAGTAAAGTCGAACTGATCAGTAAAGATGTGCATGAAGAAATTGTTGTCATCCAGAACAATAGTAATCAAGCGGTTAATTTGGAAGGCTGGGAATTAATATCCGTTGAAGGTGATCAAGTATTTAGTTTCCCGGATATTATTTTAACACCAGGTAAAAAGCTTTCGATTACAAGTGGTCCCGATGCAAAAACAGGTACGGCCGTACTGGAATGGTCGAAAAGACAAATATGGCTAAACAGCGGCGATGCAGCCCAATTAGTCAATGCGAAAGGGGAAGTTGTAAGTGAACTACAATAA
- a CDS encoding DUF3006 domain-containing protein yields MNYNKYTLDRFDGDYAIFLKRPEETEQLLIHYAEIPSELKEGDIVNILDDGFEYKIELLKEETENQKTRVNNLLQQLRNKE; encoded by the coding sequence GTGAACTACAATAAATACACGCTAGACCGATTTGATGGAGATTATGCGATTTTTTTAAAACGCCCGGAAGAAACGGAGCAACTTCTGATCCATTATGCTGAAATTCCATCAGAGCTTAAAGAAGGCGATATAGTAAATATTTTGGATGATGGTTTTGAGTATAAGATTGAGTTACTGAAAGAAGAAACTGAAAATCAAAAAACACGTGTTAATAATCTGTTACAGCAATTAAGAAATAAGGAATAA